One genomic window of Sodaliphilus pleomorphus includes the following:
- a CDS encoding alpha/beta hydrolase — protein sequence MTSNRIITSVLVCLMLLIAVGQAQASTGGQRVYIWQGTQLGKQDVYYTLYRPSRPTGVGIVVCPGGSYFWLDMHTEGAQVAQALNERGITAVVLKYRVAGKSAFVTHYRVAGGGNHHPYMIQDLQRTIQLVRENATSYGIDAHKIGVMGFSAGGHQALMSAVNATTNFMEPLGLRPAVSLAPDFVAAIYPVVSMSSQWTHGRSRRGLMSEKWQNDPVLRDSLSMELHARRIKCPVFLLNCLDDPVVDYHNSVLMDSALSAAGVAHRYLQFKTGRHGFGTTASKTSPEAATWLDTFVDWLKQIKIL from the coding sequence ATGACAAGTAACCGCATCATCACATCGGTGCTCGTGTGCCTCATGCTGCTCATTGCGGTCGGCCAGGCGCAAGCCTCAACAGGGGGGCAACGGGTGTACATATGGCAAGGCACACAGCTGGGCAAGCAAGATGTGTACTACACGCTCTACCGCCCGTCGCGGCCCACTGGCGTGGGCATCGTCGTGTGCCCGGGCGGCAGCTACTTCTGGCTCGACATGCACACCGAGGGCGCCCAGGTAGCCCAAGCGCTAAATGAGCGCGGCATCACAGCTGTGGTGCTCAAGTACAGGGTCGCCGGCAAGTCGGCATTTGTGACCCACTACCGCGTGGCCGGCGGCGGCAATCATCACCCCTACATGATACAGGACTTGCAACGCACGATACAGCTCGTGCGCGAGAATGCCACGAGCTATGGCATCGACGCACACAAGATAGGCGTGATGGGGTTCTCGGCCGGTGGGCATCAAGCGCTCATGAGCGCCGTCAACGCCACGACCAACTTCATGGAACCCCTTGGTCTGAGGCCCGCCGTGTCGCTTGCCCCCGACTTTGTTGCGGCCATCTATCCCGTGGTGAGCATGTCGAGCCAGTGGACCCACGGCCGCAGCCGTCGAGGCCTCATGAGCGAGAAGTGGCAGAACGACCCCGTGCTGCGCGACTCGCTGTCGATGGAGCTACATGCGCGGCGCATCAAGTGCCCCGTGTTTTTGCTCAACTGCCTCGACGACCCTGTCGTCGACTACCACAACAGCGTGCTCATGGACTCGGCCCTGTCGGCAGCAGGTGTCGCCCACCGCTACCTCCAGTTCAAGACCGGCCGGCACGGCTTTGGCACCACCGCCAGCAAGACAAGCCCCGAAGCGGCTACCTGGCTCGACACTTTCGTCGACTGGCTCAAACAAATAAAGATACTTTAA